A region of Streptomyces sp. WMMC500 DNA encodes the following proteins:
- a CDS encoding RICIN domain-containing protein, with protein sequence MSVGGEPGEPGELGAEAGRAEPGEPVGLGKAVSGGEPGEPSSPIAVIISGDGSAAIDGVPVPVVGEEPVDVAILDTLHGYARNRDSAVIATISDPAAGYVAVVEVAPDGSSRLLEQHGQGADEDGGPEPAGSGGSVTPPGLDAEAPDFPEAPDFPEVPDFPDVPDVGDVRNVGVGDERGLQQPVPPALAPPPAPDPGPDEDSGRGSGRGFGRGFGGGFGRGSGGGFGRRGQQSQSDDEYRAPGLLKRPAFIGAAGVAVAAVILIPLIALGSSGGGEELNQSAATQDADGRPTTQLNPGIPDPTFPSTSPSGSSPSPSDSPSGPKKPKPEKTKDSHAPEEPESSKPPAGPSTGVDPRVPKGEIVIRNKKYGLCVDLPGTGKSAPESRTRDAGCEPSGDDNQQWVLDLVGKGDGTRGADLYVIRNVKSGRCLDVPGEGPGQVGWAIQVYDCIDSAKDNQRWWLHRRPNGTYWIRNQKSGDMCVDTTRKSKEDPHAKVTLYGCDDLNDHQWNFVAS encoded by the coding sequence ATGAGCGTGGGTGGAGAGCCGGGCGAGCCGGGTGAGCTGGGCGCGGAGGCCGGGCGTGCCGAGCCCGGGGAGCCGGTGGGTCTGGGCAAGGCGGTGTCCGGTGGGGAGCCGGGTGAGCCGTCGTCTCCGATCGCCGTGATCATTTCCGGTGACGGGTCCGCCGCGATCGACGGGGTGCCGGTGCCGGTGGTGGGGGAGGAGCCGGTCGACGTCGCGATCCTCGACACCCTGCACGGCTACGCCCGTAACCGGGACTCCGCGGTGATCGCGACCATTTCGGATCCGGCCGCGGGTTACGTCGCGGTTGTCGAGGTGGCGCCGGACGGTTCGAGCAGGCTGCTGGAGCAGCACGGGCAGGGGGCGGACGAGGACGGGGGACCCGAGCCCGCCGGATCCGGCGGATCCGTTACTCCTCCCGGCCTTGACGCCGAAGCCCCCGACTTCCCCGAAGCCCCCGACTTCCCCGAAGTCCCCGACTTTCCCGACGTCCCCGACGTGGGCGACGTGCGCAACGTGGGCGTGGGTGATGAGCGGGGTTTGCAGCAGCCCGTACCGCCGGCGCTTGCGCCGCCTCCCGCTCCCGACCCGGGCCCGGACGAGGACTCCGGCCGGGGATCCGGTAGGGGGTTCGGCCGGGGGTTCGGCGGAGGATTCGGCCGGGGATCCGGTGGAGGATTCGGCCGCCGGGGGCAGCAGAGCCAGTCCGACGACGAGTACCGGGCGCCCGGGCTGCTCAAGCGGCCCGCGTTCATAGGAGCGGCGGGTGTCGCGGTGGCGGCCGTCATCCTCATACCGCTGATAGCGCTGGGCAGTTCGGGAGGCGGCGAGGAGCTGAACCAGTCCGCCGCCACCCAGGACGCGGACGGAAGGCCGACGACGCAACTCAACCCCGGAATACCCGACCCCACGTTCCCGAGCACCTCACCGTCCGGTTCCTCGCCCTCCCCGTCGGACTCGCCTTCCGGCCCGAAGAAGCCGAAGCCGGAGAAGACAAAGGACTCCCACGCCCCGGAGGAGCCGGAGAGTTCGAAGCCTCCGGCGGGCCCGAGTACGGGGGTGGATCCCCGTGTCCCCAAGGGCGAGATCGTGATCAGGAACAAGAAGTACGGCCTGTGCGTGGACCTGCCCGGCACCGGCAAGAGTGCACCGGAGAGCAGGACCCGGGACGCCGGCTGTGAGCCGTCGGGTGACGACAACCAGCAGTGGGTCCTGGACCTGGTCGGCAAGGGGGACGGCACCCGCGGGGCCGACCTGTACGTGATCCGCAACGTCAAGTCCGGCCGCTGCCTGGACGTACCCGGCGAGGGCCCGGGGCAGGTGGGCTGGGCGATCCAGGTCTACGACTGCATCGACAGCGCCAAGGACAACCAGCGCTGGTGGCTCCACCGCCGCCCGAACGGCACCTACTGGATCCGCAACCAGAAGAGCGGAGACATGTGCGTCGACACGACCAGGAAGAGCAAGGAGGACCCGCACGCCAAGGTCACCCTCTACGGATGCGACGACCTCAACGACCACCAATGGAACTTCGTCGCGAGCTGA
- a CDS encoding sulfatase-like hydrolase/transferase, translating into MHGTPQRRPHILFICTDQQRYDTLGAYGNEHARTPVLDALAENGVVFDNCYVQNPVCAPSRASLMTGRYVAAHGLHANGVALPEGNRLFMKNLADAGYDCALFGKQHLSSCFGGRDEIRQDDGYRVYRHSHDPRHPSPENAYHQWLRREHPALYAAAEEGTGSFDDMPTEAHYSHWVAEEAIDYVRAGREPDKPFFAWVNFYDPHHDFVAPPEYLDRFDPAALPSPVGSPADLADRPAVLTEASVKSYAGHLPGFQDYDEAGIRDIVHNYYAMVALIDDEVGRILAALDEAGLADDTLVVFTSDHGENLGDHGLLLKGPMFYEGAVRVPLVMRWPAGLPAGERRAGLVQWIDLNATLTDAAGVPPLPRAQGTSLLPTARGEADGVRDWALCEYRDSGHPYADPCHATMLRTGVHKLVVHHGAPVSGRARDGELYDLAADPREMTNLWHDAGSRELRAGLEAYLMDVLVAVQDRTQPRDGHW; encoded by the coding sequence ATGCACGGCACGCCCCAGCGTCGCCCCCACATCCTCTTCATCTGCACCGATCAGCAGCGCTACGACACCCTCGGCGCCTACGGCAACGAGCACGCCCGCACCCCGGTGCTGGACGCCCTCGCCGAGAACGGGGTGGTGTTCGACAACTGCTACGTGCAGAACCCGGTCTGCGCGCCGTCCCGCGCCTCCCTCATGACCGGCCGCTACGTCGCCGCCCACGGCCTGCACGCCAACGGGGTCGCGCTGCCCGAGGGCAACCGGCTGTTCATGAAGAACCTCGCGGACGCCGGGTACGACTGCGCTCTGTTCGGCAAGCAGCACCTGTCGTCCTGCTTCGGCGGCCGCGACGAGATACGCCAGGACGACGGCTACCGCGTCTACCGGCACTCCCACGACCCCCGCCACCCCTCACCCGAGAACGCCTACCACCAGTGGCTGCGGCGCGAGCACCCCGCCCTCTACGCGGCGGCCGAGGAGGGCACCGGCAGCTTCGACGACATGCCGACCGAGGCCCATTACAGCCACTGGGTCGCCGAGGAGGCCATCGACTACGTGCGCGCCGGCCGCGAGCCGGACAAGCCCTTCTTCGCCTGGGTCAACTTCTACGACCCGCACCACGACTTCGTCGCGCCGCCGGAGTACCTGGACCGCTTCGACCCCGCCGCGCTCCCCTCCCCCGTCGGCTCGCCCGCCGACCTGGCCGACCGCCCGGCCGTGCTCACCGAGGCGTCGGTCAAGAGCTACGCGGGCCACCTGCCCGGCTTCCAGGACTACGACGAAGCCGGCATCCGCGACATCGTCCACAACTACTACGCGATGGTCGCCCTGATCGACGACGAGGTCGGCCGCATCCTCGCCGCCCTCGACGAGGCCGGGCTCGCCGATGACACCCTGGTCGTCTTCACCAGCGACCACGGCGAGAACCTCGGCGACCACGGGCTGCTGCTCAAGGGCCCGATGTTCTACGAGGGCGCCGTCCGCGTCCCGCTCGTCATGCGCTGGCCCGCCGGGCTGCCGGCCGGCGAGCGCCGCGCCGGGCTCGTCCAGTGGATCGACCTCAACGCGACCCTCACCGACGCCGCCGGCGTCCCGCCGCTGCCACGCGCCCAGGGCACCAGCCTGCTGCCGACGGCCAGGGGCGAGGCGGACGGCGTGCGCGACTGGGCCCTGTGCGAGTACCGGGACTCCGGTCATCCCTACGCGGACCCGTGCCACGCCACCATGCTGCGCACCGGCGTGCACAAACTGGTCGTGCACCACGGCGCCCCCGTCTCCGGGCGGGCCCGCGACGGTGAGCTGTACGACCTTGCCGCCGACCCGCGCGAGATGACGAATCTCTGGCACGACGCCGGCTCCCGCGAACTGCGCGCCGGTCTGGAGGCGTATCTGATGGACGTCCTCGTCGCCGTGCAAGACCGCACCCAGCCCCGGGACGGCCACTGGTGA
- a CDS encoding glycosyl hydrolase, with protein MLVVVAVSAVAAAGLQGPPGNREDQITGAAATGDAEHTVTFVNDTGERIWVGSVASTDDGSIPLTGLPTLDPGRSATVTVPERSGAGHWRGRFFARQGCTGEEGSTFHCAVGDCGPYADRCDRGAQPVSLAEFNFDTADPSAPWYNVSYVDAVSVPITITPDGVPPPADGGECAQVGCNVDLLSACPPENLTRDAAGKPLVCINPHEDKDRPTAYSDALVERCPMAYSWSKLDHQRGNQVMRQCSNCTGMTVAFHGSGTGEGSGTGDDSEPADKTKPRAPERPDAPKGRTAPLKGAALNPVDGTHQSAALTDSGVSWYHNWTSSSGGVVRPEGVEYVPTIWGPGSVNETELNNAAREGKNLLTFNEPDLRGQANMTVEQALDLWPQLEKTGLRLGAPAVAANADKPRGWLDRFMKGAEKRGLRVDFIPVHWYGSDFSYAATYQLADYLQRIHDRYKKPIWLTEYALTDFTEGTPRYPSEEEQTQFIKTSTESLGVLPFVKRYAWFALFSTEDHPTGLYDGTTPNASGTIYRNAG; from the coding sequence TTGCTGGTCGTCGTCGCCGTATCGGCCGTGGCCGCGGCGGGGTTGCAAGGCCCTCCCGGCAACCGCGAGGACCAGATCACCGGCGCCGCGGCCACCGGTGACGCCGAGCACACCGTCACCTTCGTGAACGACACAGGCGAGCGCATCTGGGTCGGCAGCGTGGCCAGCACCGACGACGGTTCGATTCCGCTCACCGGATTGCCGACGCTGGACCCAGGCCGGTCCGCCACCGTCACCGTCCCCGAGCGCTCCGGCGCCGGGCACTGGCGCGGCAGGTTCTTCGCCCGCCAGGGCTGCACCGGCGAGGAGGGCAGCACGTTCCACTGCGCTGTCGGCGACTGCGGTCCGTACGCCGACCGCTGCGACCGCGGGGCACAGCCCGTCAGCCTCGCCGAGTTCAACTTCGACACAGCCGACCCTTCGGCGCCCTGGTACAACGTCAGCTACGTCGACGCCGTCTCGGTGCCCATCACCATTACCCCGGACGGCGTGCCGCCGCCCGCGGACGGCGGCGAGTGCGCCCAGGTGGGCTGCAACGTCGACCTCCTCTCCGCCTGCCCGCCCGAGAACCTCACCAGGGACGCGGCGGGCAAGCCGCTGGTGTGCATCAACCCGCACGAGGACAAGGACAGGCCGACCGCCTACAGCGACGCGCTCGTTGAACGGTGCCCCATGGCGTACTCGTGGTCCAAGCTCGACCACCAGAGGGGCAACCAGGTCATGCGGCAGTGCAGCAACTGCACCGGCATGACCGTCGCCTTCCACGGATCCGGCACCGGCGAGGGCTCCGGCACCGGTGACGACTCCGAGCCCGCTGACAAGACCAAGCCCCGTGCCCCCGAGCGCCCCGATGCTCCGAAGGGCCGGACCGCGCCCCTCAAGGGCGCCGCCCTCAACCCCGTCGACGGCACTCACCAGAGCGCGGCACTCACCGATTCCGGCGTGTCCTGGTACCACAACTGGACCTCCTCCAGCGGTGGGGTCGTGAGGCCCGAGGGTGTCGAGTACGTTCCGACGATCTGGGGCCCCGGCTCGGTCAACGAAACCGAGCTGAACAATGCCGCCCGGGAGGGCAAGAACCTCCTCACCTTCAACGAGCCCGACCTGCGCGGGCAGGCCAACATGACGGTGGAGCAGGCGCTCGACCTGTGGCCCCAACTGGAGAAGACCGGCCTTCGCCTGGGAGCCCCGGCAGTCGCCGCCAACGCTGACAAGCCCCGTGGCTGGCTGGACCGTTTCATGAAGGGAGCCGAGAAGCGCGGTCTGCGTGTCGACTTCATCCCGGTGCACTGGTACGGCTCCGACTTCAGCTACGCCGCCACCTACCAGTTGGCCGACTATCTGCAGCGCATCCACGACCGGTACAAGAAGCCGATCTGGCTGACCGAGTACGCCCTCACCGACTTCACCGAGGGCACCCCCCGCTACCCGAGCGAGGAGGAGCAGACCCAGTTCATCAAGACGTCGACCGAGTCGCTGGGGGTCCTGCCCTTCGTGAAGCGCTACGCATGGTTCGCGCTCTTCTCCACGGAAGACCACCCGACCGGCCTGTACGACGGCACCACCCCGAACGCCAGCGGCACCATCTACCGCAACGCGGGCTGA
- a CDS encoding aldo/keto reductase: protein MRYRTLGSTGVQVSSLCLGAMMFGKWGNPDHDDAIGIIHTALDAGVNIIDTADVYSGGESEVIVGKAIAERRDDVVLATKVSSPMGPGPNERGASRRWIVRACEESLRRLGTDYIDLYQVHRPDPTTDVDETLAALSDLVRAGKIRYAGSSTFAPSAIVQAQWTAERRQRERFVCEQPPYSLLARGIEADVLPTCETYRMGVLAWSPLAGGWLSGRWHRDAAGLSSHRTRTMPFPTTLSHYDMDIPANQAKLDAATELAGIADEAGLTLIQLALAFVTTHPAVTAAIIGPRTAEHLHDQLSAADITLEPAVLDRIDRIVTPGTDLNPEDAGYSAHILADPGHRRRAPAR from the coding sequence ATGCGGTACCGCACGCTGGGCAGTACAGGGGTCCAGGTCAGCTCGCTGTGCCTGGGCGCGATGATGTTCGGGAAGTGGGGGAACCCCGATCACGACGACGCGATCGGCATCATCCACACCGCGCTCGACGCGGGCGTCAACATCATCGACACGGCCGACGTGTATTCGGGCGGCGAGTCCGAAGTCATCGTCGGCAAGGCGATCGCCGAACGGCGCGACGACGTCGTCCTGGCAACCAAGGTGTCGAGCCCCATGGGCCCCGGCCCCAACGAACGCGGCGCCTCGCGACGCTGGATCGTCCGCGCCTGCGAAGAGAGCCTGCGCCGCCTGGGCACCGACTACATCGACCTGTACCAGGTCCACCGGCCCGATCCCACGACCGACGTCGACGAGACCCTGGCCGCGCTCTCCGATCTCGTACGCGCGGGAAAGATCCGCTACGCGGGATCCTCGACGTTCGCCCCCTCGGCGATCGTGCAGGCGCAGTGGACCGCCGAGCGGCGGCAGCGCGAGCGCTTCGTCTGCGAACAGCCGCCCTACTCCCTCCTGGCACGGGGCATCGAGGCTGACGTGCTGCCCACCTGCGAGACGTACCGGATGGGGGTACTCGCCTGGAGCCCCCTGGCCGGGGGCTGGCTGTCCGGCCGCTGGCACCGCGACGCAGCCGGCCTGTCCAGCCACCGCACCCGGACGATGCCCTTCCCCACCACGCTCTCGCACTACGACATGGACATCCCCGCCAACCAGGCCAAGCTCGACGCCGCCACCGAACTCGCCGGCATCGCCGACGAAGCCGGGCTGACACTCATCCAGTTGGCGCTGGCGTTCGTCACGACGCACCCCGCGGTCACCGCGGCGATCATCGGCCCCCGCACCGCCGAGCACCTGCACGACCAACTCAGCGCCGCGGACATCACCCTGGAACCCGCCGTGCTGGACCGCATCGACCGCATCGTGACGCCGGGCACCGACCTCAACCCCGAAGACGCCGGCTACAGCGCGCACATCCTGGCCGACCCCGGGCACCGCCGCCGCGCCCCCGCGCGGTAA
- a CDS encoding TetR/AcrR family transcriptional regulator — protein sequence MPAPSGRPIRADARANEDKLLTAAAAAFARDGAAATLKQIARDAGVGIGTLYRRFPTREQLVDATYRYETARLAAQAADLLGELPADRALRAWMSRVLDHLATKYGMADTLKTLLQNDEQLSSQTREQLTGAVEELRHAGVTQGVVRGDVPSSDILMALAGITLIAGTAHQRAQAERLLDLLMDGITRPDR from the coding sequence ATGCCTGCTCCGTCCGGCCGGCCGATCCGGGCCGACGCACGGGCCAACGAGGACAAACTCCTCACCGCAGCCGCCGCGGCCTTCGCCCGGGACGGCGCCGCCGCGACCCTGAAGCAGATCGCCAGGGATGCGGGTGTCGGGATCGGCACCCTGTACCGTCGCTTCCCGACCCGCGAGCAGCTTGTCGACGCCACCTACCGCTACGAGACGGCCCGGCTGGCCGCCCAGGCCGCGGACCTCCTCGGCGAACTGCCCGCCGACCGGGCCCTGAGGGCGTGGATGTCCCGAGTTCTGGACCACCTCGCCACCAAGTACGGTATGGCCGACACGCTCAAGACCCTCCTGCAGAACGACGAGCAGCTCAGCTCGCAGACACGTGAGCAACTGACCGGCGCGGTCGAGGAACTCCGTCACGCCGGAGTCACCCAGGGGGTCGTCCGGGGGGACGTGCCCTCGTCCGACATCCTCATGGCCCTGGCCGGCATCACCCTCATAGCCGGCACCGCCCACCAGCGCGCGCAGGCCGAGCGGCTGCTCGACCTCCTGATGGACGGCATCACCCGCCCGGACCGCTGA
- a CDS encoding LacI family DNA-binding transcriptional regulator, whose product MPNVSLKDVAARAGVSFQTVSKALNDSGRVSAETRRRVREAADELGYVPNVLARGLQTRVTGTIGVLNSDFSNTVLAQHLVGIEREARRRGLGVLISSVDATGSDAERALRVLTERRVDGIICNAPAVEDDPRTGTLLRSGRIPAVSLHHIDGGGIPVVHGDNRESARLPMRHLLTLGHRRIGVIAGLRARRVTRERLDTYAEVLREHGMDLPPELVEEGDWEVEGGHRAAHRLLDRIPGLTALVAQNDTMAVGALNALHERGLRVPEDCSVVGCDDLHFAARTIPPLTTVRLPFHRAGETALGLLAEQMETGAAADRTMPVVMVYRASSRAVVPV is encoded by the coding sequence GTGCCGAATGTCTCCTTGAAGGACGTAGCCGCCCGGGCCGGAGTGAGCTTCCAGACCGTGAGCAAGGCGCTCAACGACTCCGGCCGGGTCTCCGCCGAGACCCGGCGCCGGGTGCGGGAGGCCGCGGACGAACTGGGCTACGTGCCGAACGTTCTCGCACGCGGCCTGCAGACCCGGGTGACGGGCACCATCGGCGTGCTCAACTCCGACTTCAGCAACACGGTCCTCGCGCAGCACCTGGTCGGCATCGAGCGCGAGGCCCGCAGGCGCGGCCTCGGCGTGCTCATCAGCAGCGTCGATGCCACCGGCTCCGACGCCGAGCGGGCACTGCGCGTGCTCACGGAACGGCGCGTCGACGGCATCATCTGCAACGCCCCCGCCGTCGAGGACGACCCGCGCACGGGCACCCTCCTGCGCTCCGGCCGCATCCCGGCCGTGTCGCTGCACCACATCGACGGTGGCGGCATTCCCGTGGTGCACGGTGACAACCGCGAGTCCGCCCGGCTGCCGATGCGCCACCTGCTGACGCTGGGGCACCGGCGCATCGGCGTCATCGCGGGGCTGCGCGCGCGCCGCGTCACCCGCGAGCGCCTCGACACGTACGCGGAGGTCCTCCGCGAACACGGCATGGACCTGCCGCCCGAGCTGGTGGAGGAGGGCGACTGGGAGGTCGAGGGCGGGCACCGTGCGGCACACCGGCTGCTGGACCGTATACCCGGACTCACGGCGCTCGTCGCGCAGAACGACACGATGGCGGTCGGCGCGCTCAACGCCCTGCACGAACGCGGCCTGCGGGTGCCCGAGGACTGCTCGGTCGTCGGCTGCGACGACCTGCACTTCGCGGCGCGCACGATCCCGCCGCTGACCACGGTGCGGCTGCCCTTCCACCGCGCGGGGGAGACCGCGCTGGGGCTGCTCGCCGAACAGATGGAGACGGGCGCGGCGGCCGACCGGACCATGCCCGTGGTCATGGTGTACCGCGCGTCGTCGCGGGCCGTCGTCCCGGTCTGA
- a CDS encoding DUF4913 domain-containing protein: MTGAEYAQNLRRLTQWTHHVLLPVYGREVTSTAPWCSRWWEHPEAIAQLHGLWLAWGELTGPGSGMAGPANWHRDYLGPVMTTLRDPLGPFAGCKPGAHRGKEIPKVDAVDPFAPPPGAQPPSA, from the coding sequence ATGACGGGTGCCGAGTACGCGCAGAACCTCCGACGGCTGACCCAGTGGACCCACCATGTGCTGCTGCCGGTCTACGGCAGGGAGGTGACCTCCACGGCCCCGTGGTGCTCCCGCTGGTGGGAGCACCCGGAAGCGATCGCTCAGCTCCACGGGCTGTGGCTCGCCTGGGGCGAGCTGACCGGACCCGGTTCCGGGATGGCCGGGCCCGCGAACTGGCACCGCGACTACCTGGGCCCCGTGATGACCACACTGCGGGACCCGCTGGGCCCCTTCGCCGGCTGCAAGCCAGGAGCCCACCGCGGCAAGGAGATTCCCAAGGTCGACGCCGTCGACCCGTTCGCCCCGCCGCCGGGGGCGCAGCCCCCCTCGGCCTGA
- a CDS encoding BTAD domain-containing putative transcriptional regulator yields the protein MDAVFEAAGAGRHPTSGVHTGRLRGTDAGPFPVRGRQGHDGQYGDRAEGRLGGIMNAGYEGSLRFSVLGPVRAWCGEREVALGSPQQRVVLAALLLRRGRPVTVAELVGAVWGDEPPSAAVSVLRTYASRLRKALEPGRDAGGPYRVIVSAADGYAVRVPERAVDLGVFEQRVAEARGLRAAGEVRAAAELLRAALDGWEGTPLAGLPGPLAEAERSRLAEQRLAVLETRLEVDVELGRHSEVVAELGVLSGEHPLREQLCQLLMLALYRSGRRAEALAAYRRTRGILVAELGIEPGASLQELHHRILTADISLHPPPAEQEAGGGGERDAETGAGVSPAAGHLARPAQLPADLVTFTGREAELQRAEALLPDDGTQPAAVLITAIGGMAGVGKTALAVHWAHRVAHRYPDGQLYINLRGFDPAGSAVPPAEAVRIFLDALGVAPQRIPAAVEAQAALYRSLLATRRMLIVLDNARDSEQVLPLLPGAPGCLVIITSRSRLTGLIENGEACSLALDPLSQLEAYGFLVRRLGAGRLAAEPGAVEEIIACCARLPLALAIAAARAATHPGFPLSAVAEELRDGRGSLDAFVGGDLNTDLRAVFSTSHAAVSVPAARLFRLLGLHAGPDVSAPAAAALAGLPVRETRALLTELTRAHLLIEHVPGRYSLHDLLRVYAAERVRSQESEGERERAVERLLSWHLHTADASYPHLTPRRRRVPIAPPPPGCRPLAFTAYDQALKWCETERPNLVAAVHQAAATGRPDMAWRLTAALWGFFYLRSHLHDWLDIVTISLDAVRGGDDRVGQASSHGDMAAALCSMHRFDEAVVHLRRSMTLWRELGDTRGETRALSNLGHTYLQAGRPGEAVEYCRRALAHHRASGDSWGQGIALANLGDAYQRLDRFDEAVDCLEQALTVLRASSNRWVEGVTLDALGTLQYRLRRRDDAIEYYHQALDAHRDVGNRSGEGETLYHLGDLQLAADDPEAARTSWRQALAILEEFGHPDAEEVRGRLRGPDEREPGAGPHAAAGPEGAPRPTDTTTTRP from the coding sequence ATGGATGCTGTCTTCGAGGCCGCCGGAGCAGGGCGGCACCCCACTTCGGGTGTTCATACCGGCCGTCTGCGCGGCACTGATGCCGGTCCGTTCCCTGTTCGCGGCCGGCAGGGACATGACGGTCAGTACGGGGATCGCGCTGAAGGGCGCCTGGGCGGGATCATGAATGCAGGGTATGAGGGGTCTTTGCGGTTCTCGGTGCTGGGGCCGGTGCGCGCGTGGTGCGGTGAGCGTGAGGTGGCACTGGGTTCGCCGCAGCAGCGTGTGGTGCTGGCGGCGTTGTTGCTGCGGCGTGGGCGGCCGGTGACCGTCGCGGAGCTTGTTGGTGCGGTATGGGGTGATGAGCCGCCGTCTGCGGCGGTGTCGGTGCTGCGTACCTATGCTTCGCGGTTGCGTAAGGCGCTGGAGCCCGGGCGTGATGCCGGCGGGCCGTATCGGGTGATCGTCTCGGCGGCTGACGGGTATGCGGTGCGTGTTCCGGAACGCGCTGTGGATCTGGGCGTGTTCGAGCAGCGGGTGGCTGAGGCGAGGGGGCTGCGCGCCGCGGGTGAGGTGCGGGCCGCTGCGGAGTTGCTGCGGGCCGCGCTCGACGGGTGGGAGGGCACGCCGCTGGCCGGCCTTCCGGGGCCGCTGGCGGAGGCGGAGCGTTCGCGGCTGGCCGAGCAGCGGCTCGCTGTGCTGGAGACCCGGCTGGAGGTCGACGTCGAGTTGGGGCGGCACAGTGAGGTGGTTGCCGAGTTGGGTGTGCTGTCGGGTGAGCATCCGTTGCGTGAGCAGTTGTGTCAGTTGTTGATGCTGGCGTTGTACCGGTCGGGGCGGCGGGCTGAGGCGCTGGCGGCGTACCGCAGAACGCGCGGCATCCTGGTGGCCGAGCTGGGTATCGAGCCCGGTGCGTCGCTGCAGGAGTTGCATCACCGCATCCTGACCGCGGACATCTCCCTGCACCCTCCCCCCGCAGAGCAAGAGGCCGGTGGAGGAGGAGAGAGGGACGCTGAGACCGGGGCGGGGGTGTCTCCGGCCGCCGGGCACCTGGCCCGTCCGGCGCAGTTGCCCGCCGATCTGGTCACGTTCACCGGCCGGGAGGCCGAACTGCAGCGGGCCGAGGCCCTGCTGCCGGACGACGGTACGCAGCCGGCCGCGGTGCTGATCACGGCGATCGGTGGTATGGCGGGCGTGGGGAAGACTGCTCTTGCCGTGCACTGGGCGCACCGGGTTGCTCATCGGTATCCGGACGGGCAGTTGTATATCAACCTGCGTGGTTTCGATCCGGCGGGGTCCGCGGTGCCGCCGGCGGAGGCGGTGCGTATCTTCCTCGACGCGCTGGGGGTTGCTCCGCAGCGCATCCCGGCGGCTGTGGAGGCGCAGGCGGCGTTGTACCGCAGCCTGCTCGCCACCCGGCGGATGCTGATCGTGCTGGACAACGCCCGTGACAGTGAGCAGGTTCTGCCGCTGTTGCCGGGTGCCCCCGGCTGCCTGGTGATCATCACCAGCCGCAGCCGGCTCACCGGCCTGATCGAGAACGGCGAGGCGTGTTCGCTGGCGCTGGATCCGTTGTCGCAGTTGGAGGCGTACGGTTTTCTGGTGCGCCGCCTCGGTGCCGGGCGGCTGGCTGCGGAGCCCGGGGCGGTGGAGGAGATCATCGCGTGCTGTGCCCGGCTGCCGCTGGCTCTGGCTATCGCCGCTGCGCGGGCGGCCACCCATCCTGGGTTTCCGCTGAGTGCGGTTGCGGAGGAGCTGCGGGACGGCCGGGGGAGTCTGGATGCCTTCGTCGGCGGGGATCTCAACACGGATCTGCGGGCGGTCTTCTCCACGTCCCACGCGGCGGTGTCGGTGCCGGCCGCCCGGCTGTTCCGATTGCTGGGTCTGCATGCGGGGCCTGACGTCTCGGCGCCTGCCGCGGCGGCTCTTGCCGGGCTTCCCGTTCGCGAGACCCGCGCTCTGCTGACCGAACTGACCCGTGCGCACTTGCTGATCGAGCATGTGCCGGGGCGTTACTCCCTGCATGATCTGCTGCGGGTCTACGCCGCCGAGCGCGTGCGCTCTCAGGAGTCGGAGGGGGAGCGGGAGCGGGCGGTGGAGCGGTTGCTGTCCTGGCATCTGCACACCGCGGACGCCTCCTATCCGCATCTGACCCCGCGCCGCCGCCGGGTGCCGATCGCCCCGCCGCCGCCGGGCTGTCGTCCGCTGGCCTTCACCGCGTACGACCAGGCCCTGAAGTGGTGCGAGACCGAACGCCCCAACCTGGTCGCCGCGGTCCACCAGGCCGCAGCGACCGGCCGGCCGGACATGGCCTGGCGGCTGACCGCCGCACTGTGGGGGTTCTTCTATCTCCGCAGCCACCTCCACGACTGGCTCGACATCGTCACGATCTCCCTCGACGCCGTCCGCGGCGGCGACGACCGGGTGGGCCAGGCGTCGAGCCACGGCGACATGGCCGCCGCCCTGTGCTCGATGCACAGGTTCGACGAGGCCGTCGTCCACCTCCGCCGGTCGATGACCCTCTGGCGGGAACTGGGGGACACCCGGGGCGAAACCCGCGCTCTGTCCAACCTGGGCCACACCTACCTCCAGGCGGGCCGGCCCGGCGAGGCCGTCGAATACTGCCGCCGGGCCCTGGCACACCACCGGGCCAGCGGCGACTCCTGGGGCCAGGGCATCGCCCTGGCCAACCTGGGCGACGCCTACCAGCGGCTCGACCGGTTCGACGAGGCCGTCGACTGCCTGGAGCAGGCGCTGACCGTCCTGCGCGCCAGCAGCAACCGCTGGGTCGAAGGCGTCACGCTCGATGCGCTCGGCACCCTTCAGTACCGGCTCCGCCGCCGCGACGACGCGATCGAGTACTACCACCAGGCGCTCGACGCGCACCGGGACGTCGGCAACCGCTCGGGCGAGGGGGAGACCCTGTACCACCTCGGCGACCTCCAACTGGCCGCGGACGACCCGGAGGCGGCCCGTACCAGTTGGCGGCAGGCTCTTGCGATCTTAGAGGAGTTCGGCCATCCGGACGCCGAGGAGGTCCGGGGGAGGCTCCGCGGTCCGGACGAACGTGAGCCGGGCGCAGGGCCGCATGCCGCCGCCGGCCCGGAGGGGGCTCCGCGCCCCACGGACACGACCACGACCCGGCCGTGA